In Burkholderia sp. PAMC 26561, the following are encoded in one genomic region:
- a CDS encoding DODA-type extradiol aromatic ring-opening family dioxygenase, which yields MQPTFFINHGGGPCFFLRPGPMRATWQELEDYLGDFASALCEPPLAMVVISGHWEESVPTVNISAAPPLLFDYHGFPDYTYEITWPASGSPEFAAHVRTLLKDAGLPSAANDRRGYDHGVFVPLKVAFPDAEIPVVQLSLQRGLDPATHLEIVRALKPLRKQGVLIIGSGQTYHNMRGFGGAGPDLKAEAFDAWLRQAITETDTRDQSLIDWERAPGARDAQPHEDHMLPLMVAAGAASGEKAIVDFHGHALGKPISGFRFG from the coding sequence ATGCAACCTACATTCTTTATCAATCACGGTGGTGGTCCATGCTTTTTTCTGCGGCCGGGACCTATGCGCGCAACGTGGCAAGAGCTTGAGGACTACCTTGGCGACTTTGCCTCTGCACTCTGCGAGCCGCCGCTTGCCATGGTCGTGATCTCGGGGCACTGGGAAGAGTCGGTGCCGACAGTTAACATTTCGGCGGCGCCGCCGCTGCTGTTCGATTACCACGGGTTTCCTGACTACACGTATGAAATTACGTGGCCTGCGTCGGGGTCGCCCGAGTTCGCCGCGCATGTGCGCACATTGCTGAAAGACGCAGGGCTCCCGAGCGCCGCAAACGATCGACGGGGCTACGACCACGGTGTCTTTGTCCCGCTGAAGGTCGCCTTTCCCGACGCTGAGATTCCTGTTGTGCAGCTCTCATTGCAAAGGGGGCTCGATCCGGCGACACACCTGGAAATCGTTCGGGCTCTAAAGCCATTGCGCAAGCAAGGCGTGCTGATCATCGGGAGCGGTCAGACGTACCACAACATGCGCGGCTTCGGCGGTGCAGGTCCAGACTTAAAAGCTGAAGCCTTCGATGCGTGGCTGCGGCAGGCTATCACCGAGACGGACACGCGTGATCAATCGCTGATCGACTGGGAACGTGCCCCTGGTGCACGCGATGCGCAACCGCATGAGGACCACATGTTGCCGCTGATGGTCGCCGCTGGTGCCGCCTCGGGTGAAAAGGCAATTGTCGACTTCCATGGCCACGCACTTGGCAAACCAATTTCCGGATTCCGCTTCGGCTGA
- a CDS encoding IS3 family transposase (programmed frameshift), translating into MENASKVKKPTGARYSDEVRERAVRMVLEHQHEYETQGAAMRSIAAKMGMSRETLRNWVNQAERDRGQRAGTTTADLARLKELEREVRELRTANEILRKASAYFAPGGARPPTEVMITFIDDHRALCGVESICRLLPIAPSTYYRHTARRHDPQQWSTRARRDAVLKAQIRQIWEENFAVYGARKVWRQLLRDGVKVARCTVERLMKTMGIQGVRRGRVIRTTQRDDAVPCPSDLVKRQFRADRPDALWVADFTYISTWSGFVYVAFVTDVFARRIVGWRVSSSMRTDFVLNALNQALYERQPVEGLIHHSDHGSQYLSIRYTDRLLDTGVQPSAGSVGDSYDNALAETINGLYKAEVIHRRSWPDLKAVELATLEWVHWYNHRRLLGPLGYVSPTEAEDAYNRNQALPARAA; encoded by the exons ATGGAAAACGCAAGCAAAGTAAAGAAGCCGACAGGGGCGAGGTATTCCGATGAGGTTCGGGAGCGCGCGGTAAGGATGGTGTTGGAACACCAGCACGAATACGAGACGCAGGGCGCGGCGATGCGCTCGATTGCCGCGAAGATGGGAATGTCGCGTGAGACGCTGCGCAACTGGGTTAATCAAGCTGAGCGTGATCGCGGACAGCGGGCTGGCACAACGACGGCGGATCTGGCTCGGCTCAAAGAGCTTGAGCGTGAGGTTCGGGAACTGCGCACAGCCAACGAGATCCTGCGCAAGGCGTCCGCGTATTTCGCGC CAGGCGGAGCTCGACCGCCGACCGAAGTCATGATCACGTTTATCGACGATCATCGTGCGCTCTGCGGGGTCGAGTCGATCTGCCGGTTGTTGCCGATCGCCCCGTCGACATACTATCGGCATACGGCTCGCCGGCACGACCCGCAGCAATGGTCGACACGAGCTCGCCGCGACGCGGTATTGAAGGCCCAGATTAGACAGATCTGGGAGGAAAATTTCGCCGTGTATGGGGCCCGCAAGGTGTGGCGACAGCTGTTGCGTGACGGGGTGAAGGTTGCGCGCTGCACGGTCGAGCGCCTGATGAAAACGATGGGCATCCAGGGTGTGCGGCGCGGCCGCGTGATCAGGACCACTCAGCGAGATGATGCGGTGCCGTGCCCATCGGATTTGGTGAAGCGGCAGTTCCGGGCCGACCGACCTGACGCGCTGTGGGTCGCGGATTTTACATACATTTCGACGTGGTCAGGCTTCGTGTACGTGGCGTTCGTGACCGATGTGTTCGCTCGACGCATCGTTGGCTGGCGGGTGTCGTCCTCGATGCGCACAGACTTCGTACTGAATGCGTTGAATCAGGCGCTGTACGAACGCCAGCCGGTCGAGGGGCTCATACATCACTCGGACCACGGGTCGCAATATTTGAGCATTCGCTATACAGATCGCTTGCTCGATACAGGTGTGCAACCATCAGCGGGTAGCGTCGGCGATTCGTACGACAACGCATTGGCCGAAACCATCAATGGTTTATACAAAGCGGAGGTCATCCATCGGCGCTCATGGCCTGACCTAAAGGCGGTTGAGCTGGCAACACTCGAATGGGTCCATTGGTATAACCATCGGCGGCTGCTCGGCCCACTCGGTTACGTGTCGCCTACTGAAGCAGAGGACGCTTACAATCGGAATCAGGCGTTGCCCGCACGCGCGGCGTAG
- a CDS encoding DEAD/DEAH box helicase codes for MFAPHLTPGGHLLAVPEDAAPLLVEEIRLRLGSSFALGAGHGLLHLGTVEIGRILPPVWAWWRDFAARYVTALCATPEGGEIAVVTPATKDFNALIADAPPMTGGEYLTPDVLVTLWGEIDTALHQELAIEKVSLQDFLKSRHPAWNLVGRVHFNLAENRKDPESPFAFLATYTSRLSAHGKAQHQPLSQALAEFSGARSRVQLLSLLLPVQRAAQDCDWLRDMVGTGEIYHPLRWTPLDAHRFLKDLPKLETAGIVVRTPGVWQAGRPARPVVKASVGARPPSLLGKDALLDFSIEVSLDGEHLSASEVRDLLHRADGLQLIRGRWVEVDQKRLARLLKRFEAMETAAKAGLPFNEALRLLAGVSLDDSGDPADRDWSQLVAGPWLADILQELRQPEGLAQISPGAELKASLRPYQHAGVRWLYLLSRLGLGACLADDMGLGKTMQVLSLLLVLKRESAEVRPSLLVAPASLLANWAAEAERFAPGLALLIAHPSVMSAADLRALDAARVAEIDLVITSFGSLLRQPVLATIQWRVAVVDEAQAIKNPSAKQTRQVKQLQAQSRIALTGTPVENRLSDLWSIFDFTHPGLLGSDKVFAKFTKRLAKEEHFGPLRTLVRPYILRRLKTDKRVIDDLPDKTELKAWCHLSPSQAALYQRAVKELAAALEDAEGIGRKGVVLSFLMRFKQICNHPSQWLGDAAWKAEDSGKFARLRQLAEVIAAKQEKVLVFTQFRETTEPLAAFLGSIFGREGLVLHGGTPVAKRRELVKRFQEDELTPFFVLSLKAGGTGLNLTAASHVIHYDRWWNPAVENQATDRAFRIGQQRNVLVHKFICRGTIEDRIDQLIEAKQQLVKDVLEGGAELLLTEMSDRELLDLVKLDVHAAQEN; via the coding sequence ATGTTCGCGCCACACCTGACGCCCGGCGGTCACCTGCTTGCGGTGCCGGAGGACGCCGCGCCACTATTGGTGGAGGAGATACGACTGCGGCTTGGCAGTTCTTTTGCGCTTGGCGCGGGGCATGGTCTGCTGCATCTGGGAACGGTCGAAATCGGCCGCATTTTGCCGCCCGTATGGGCTTGGTGGCGTGATTTTGCCGCGCGCTACGTCACCGCCTTGTGTGCCACGCCCGAAGGCGGCGAGATCGCGGTCGTCACGCCTGCTACCAAGGATTTCAATGCTCTGATTGCCGACGCGCCACCGATGACGGGCGGGGAGTATCTAACGCCCGATGTGCTGGTCACGCTGTGGGGCGAGATCGATACCGCCTTGCACCAGGAACTGGCCATCGAAAAAGTCTCGCTTCAGGATTTCCTCAAGTCGCGCCATCCGGCCTGGAATCTTGTCGGCCGCGTGCATTTCAACCTCGCTGAGAACCGCAAGGACCCGGAGTCACCGTTTGCTTTCCTTGCGACTTACACCTCGCGCCTGTCAGCCCATGGCAAAGCGCAACACCAGCCGCTGTCGCAAGCCCTTGCAGAATTTTCGGGGGCCAGGAGCCGGGTGCAACTCTTGTCGCTGCTACTGCCGGTTCAGCGCGCCGCGCAAGACTGCGATTGGCTTCGCGACATGGTGGGCACCGGCGAGATATACCATCCGCTGCGCTGGACGCCGCTTGACGCCCACCGCTTTCTCAAAGACCTGCCCAAACTCGAAACCGCCGGCATTGTCGTTCGCACGCCAGGCGTCTGGCAGGCGGGTCGTCCTGCTCGTCCCGTTGTGAAAGCCAGCGTCGGCGCACGACCGCCTTCGCTCTTGGGCAAGGATGCGTTGCTCGATTTCAGCATCGAGGTGTCCCTCGACGGCGAGCATCTCAGCGCCTCCGAGGTCAGGGACCTGCTCCATCGCGCCGACGGCTTGCAACTCATCCGCGGTCGCTGGGTCGAGGTGGACCAAAAAAGGCTCGCTCGCCTCCTGAAGCGATTCGAGGCCATGGAAACGGCGGCAAAAGCCGGTCTGCCCTTTAACGAAGCCCTCCGTCTTCTGGCAGGTGTTTCGCTCGACGATAGCGGCGACCCCGCTGATCGCGACTGGTCGCAGCTTGTTGCTGGGCCTTGGCTGGCCGACATCCTGCAGGAGCTGCGTCAGCCGGAAGGGTTGGCGCAGATCAGCCCGGGTGCGGAACTCAAGGCGAGCCTACGGCCCTACCAGCACGCTGGCGTGCGGTGGTTGTATCTGCTCAGCCGGCTAGGCCTGGGCGCGTGCCTGGCGGACGATATGGGCCTGGGCAAGACCATGCAGGTGCTCTCCCTGCTGCTGGTGCTCAAGCGCGAAAGCGCCGAGGTGCGCCCCAGCCTGCTGGTCGCTCCAGCATCGCTGCTGGCCAACTGGGCAGCAGAGGCCGAGCGCTTCGCCCCCGGCTTGGCGCTGCTGATCGCCCATCCGTCGGTCATGTCGGCGGCCGATTTGCGTGCGCTGGATGCCGCGCGGGTGGCGGAGATCGATCTCGTCATCACCAGCTTCGGCTCGCTTCTTCGCCAGCCGGTCTTGGCGACCATCCAATGGCGCGTTGCCGTCGTCGATGAAGCGCAGGCGATCAAGAATCCGAGCGCCAAGCAGACGCGACAGGTCAAGCAGCTCCAGGCACAATCGCGCATCGCGTTGACCGGAACCCCCGTGGAAAACCGTCTGTCCGATCTATGGTCCATTTTCGATTTCACCCACCCGGGTTTGCTGGGCTCGGACAAAGTCTTCGCCAAATTTACCAAGCGGCTAGCGAAGGAGGAGCACTTCGGCCCGCTGCGCACGCTGGTACGACCCTACATCCTGCGCCGCCTGAAGACCGACAAGCGGGTCATCGATGACCTTCCGGACAAAACGGAACTCAAGGCCTGGTGCCACCTGAGCCCGAGCCAAGCGGCGCTTTATCAGCGAGCGGTGAAGGAACTGGCCGCCGCGCTTGAGGACGCCGAAGGCATCGGTCGCAAGGGTGTGGTGCTGAGCTTTCTGATGCGCTTCAAACAGATCTGCAACCACCCATCGCAATGGCTGGGCGACGCAGCGTGGAAGGCGGAAGACAGCGGCAAGTTCGCCCGCCTGCGGCAACTCGCCGAAGTGATCGCAGCCAAGCAGGAAAAGGTGCTGGTATTCACTCAGTTCCGCGAGACCACTGAGCCGCTGGCGGCATTTCTGGGTTCGATCTTTGGTCGCGAAGGTCTGGTGCTCCATGGCGGCACCCCGGTGGCCAAGCGCCGCGAACTGGTCAAGCGATTCCAGGAGGATGAGTTGACACCCTTCTTCGTGCTCTCGCTAAAGGCGGGTGGGACGGGGTTGAATCTCACCGCCGCTTCCCACGTGATCCACTACGACCGCTGGTGGAATCCGGCCGTGGAAAATCAGGCGACCGACCGCGCGTTTCGTATTGGTCAGCAGAGAAACGTCCTGGTGCATAAGTTTATCTGCCGTGGCACGATTGAGGACCGTATCGACCAGTTGATCGAAGCGAAACAGCAATTGGTGAAGGATGTGCTGGAGGGCGGTGCAGAACTCCTGCTCACCGAGATGAGCGATCGCGAATTGCTCGATCTCGTGAAGCTCGACGTTCATGCCGCGCAAGAAAACTGA
- a CDS encoding LysR family transcriptional regulator, giving the protein MIGNLTLDQLRVLVTVSDAGSFSAAGRSLGRVQSAISQAVKTLEETQGIDLFDRTSQKPTLTAVGRVLVDQARAILASADRFEAIAAGTRMGLEPALTLAIDPLVPTAPLIDSLRALRDTFPDLPVSFSTEGVGGAERRLRDRSASLAFCLLLPSVPDDLMAYPLMDLKLMPVAAADHPLVRFGRKLHRADLDAHVQLVLSDAHGNDGPSYGVIGSRIWRFVDLGRRLDFLLAGFGWCKMPPFVIEPYLKGGRLVKLDISDEGISPTGTLPVYAVHVRNRPLGRAGSWLLEDLRKRLIK; this is encoded by the coding sequence TTGATAGGCAATCTCACGTTGGATCAATTACGGGTATTAGTGACCGTCAGCGACGCGGGGAGTTTTTCGGCGGCAGGACGGTCGCTCGGGCGCGTTCAGTCGGCGATCAGCCAAGCTGTGAAAACACTCGAGGAGACCCAGGGGATTGATTTGTTTGATCGGACCAGCCAAAAACCGACCCTGACCGCAGTTGGGCGCGTGCTCGTCGACCAAGCCCGCGCGATCCTCGCGAGCGCGGATCGTTTTGAGGCCATCGCGGCCGGAACGCGGATGGGGCTTGAACCGGCGCTGACCTTGGCGATCGATCCTCTTGTTCCGACCGCGCCGCTCATAGATAGCCTGCGCGCTCTTCGCGACACCTTCCCAGACCTTCCCGTCTCTTTTTCCACAGAAGGGGTGGGCGGAGCCGAGCGACGCTTGCGGGACCGCTCTGCGTCCCTGGCATTCTGTCTTTTGCTGCCGTCCGTGCCTGACGACTTGATGGCGTACCCACTCATGGATCTGAAGCTTATGCCCGTCGCTGCCGCAGACCACCCGCTCGTGCGCTTCGGCCGCAAACTGCACAGGGCTGATCTCGATGCCCACGTGCAACTGGTGCTATCGGATGCCCACGGCAACGATGGTCCGAGCTACGGGGTCATCGGCAGCCGGATTTGGCGCTTCGTTGATTTAGGGCGCAGGCTCGATTTCCTGCTTGCGGGTTTTGGCTGGTGCAAGATGCCGCCCTTCGTCATCGAGCCCTATCTAAAGGGTGGCCGATTGGTGAAGCTGGATATCTCTGACGAGGGTATATCCCCGACGGGAACGCTGCCAGTCTACGCAGTGCATGTCCGCAACCGGCCTTTGGGTCGGGCCGGAAGCTGGCTCCTGGAAGATCTACGAAAACGCCTCATCAAATAG